One region of Cobetia sp. cqz5-12 genomic DNA includes:
- a CDS encoding CBS domain-containing protein produces MNAIAPSAYHTLDVETLSHVTSARLPLQPIGDITMDSPASELVTDFAVTAGRSIQGSASIGQALATMKQAGVRLLLVHDHDGTFTGVVTSRELQGGRVVMRAMTRFNVQRDEVTTDMVQIPRAELQGIPLAVLKRARVGDLVETLRQSGESHLLVTEQGDDGKPSVRGLVAASRVGKALGLNLEHPPEARNFADICRAVLGKYE; encoded by the coding sequence ATGAATGCCATTGCACCGTCGGCTTATCATACCCTCGACGTCGAAACGCTCTCTCATGTCACCTCTGCTCGCCTGCCTTTGCAGCCTATCGGCGACATCACCATGGACAGCCCAGCCAGTGAGTTGGTGACGGACTTTGCCGTCACCGCCGGTCGCAGCATTCAGGGCAGCGCCTCCATCGGTCAGGCATTGGCGACCATGAAACAGGCGGGGGTGCGTCTGTTGCTGGTCCACGATCATGATGGCACCTTCACCGGCGTGGTGACCTCACGAGAACTGCAGGGTGGCCGAGTCGTGATGCGCGCCATGACCCGCTTCAATGTTCAGCGCGACGAAGTCACTACCGACATGGTGCAGATCCCCCGCGCCGAGCTGCAGGGCATTCCTCTCGCCGTGCTCAAGCGCGCCCGCGTGGGCGACCTGGTCGAGACGCTGCGTCAGAGCGGTGAATCCCACCTGCTGGTGACCGAGCAGGGCGACGATGGCAAGCCCAGCGTGCGTGGCCTGGTCGCCGCTTCCCGCGTCGGCAAGGCGTTGGGGCTCAACCTGGAACACCCGCCGGAAGCACGCAATTTCGCTGACATCTGCCGGGCCGTGCTGGGCAAGTATGAGTAA
- a CDS encoding GGDEF domain-containing protein, protein MWIYISALGCQLGYFALLGLQPYPQPVVINVIGVLLNVLAILFHRKGYMNTALLLLVVPMSAKAAWWEYQFGAEGGFEYFHIVAIFFICIASLSRIQRLLFSGALLLFYIGAQYLTSPVYIVSYEFMSLASVVNLVISVTFIAVVAVQIGWEAEQREKRYRRDLRHDQLTGALSRFALLEEGPRLLSRGGLGVLMIDVDHFKAINDTQGHAIGDEVLIELTQRLRHHLRGSDQLCRQGGEEFVALCPTEDREGLQHAAERLLLSINSRAFTLSNGQLLRVTISIGVAQGGPAACAESLLPDLLQRADQAMYRAKREGRNRVVTVWDTPDHGAASLDQIEPSDHDHNPDSLAMPGTQHLDTPGNGSGEAASAPSRSDVSHHDDVRTADEVYQWKR, encoded by the coding sequence ATGTGGATCTATATCAGTGCGCTCGGCTGCCAGCTGGGCTACTTCGCTCTGCTGGGCCTGCAGCCTTATCCGCAGCCGGTGGTGATCAATGTCATCGGCGTCCTGCTCAATGTCTTGGCCATCCTGTTCCACCGCAAGGGGTACATGAACACCGCGTTGCTGTTGCTGGTGGTGCCGATGTCAGCCAAGGCGGCATGGTGGGAATACCAGTTCGGCGCCGAGGGTGGCTTCGAGTATTTCCACATCGTCGCCATCTTCTTCATCTGTATCGCGTCCTTGTCACGCATTCAACGACTATTGTTCAGTGGTGCCCTGCTGCTGTTCTACATCGGCGCTCAATACCTCACCAGCCCGGTCTATATCGTTTCCTACGAGTTCATGTCGTTGGCCAGTGTCGTCAACCTGGTGATTTCCGTCACCTTCATCGCGGTGGTGGCCGTGCAGATCGGGTGGGAGGCTGAGCAGCGCGAGAAGCGCTACCGTCGTGACTTGCGCCATGACCAGCTGACGGGGGCGCTGTCTCGTTTTGCCTTGCTGGAAGAGGGGCCGCGTCTGCTGAGTCGTGGTGGCCTGGGGGTGCTGATGATCGATGTCGATCACTTCAAGGCCATCAACGATACGCAAGGGCATGCGATTGGTGATGAGGTGCTGATAGAGCTGACACAACGACTACGTCACCACCTGCGTGGCAGTGATCAGTTGTGCCGCCAGGGGGGAGAGGAGTTCGTGGCCCTGTGTCCGACGGAGGACCGAGAGGGGCTCCAGCATGCAGCCGAACGCTTGTTGCTCTCGATCAACAGTCGTGCTTTCACGCTGAGCAACGGCCAGCTGCTGCGGGTCACCATCAGTATCGGTGTAGCCCAGGGCGGGCCAGCCGCTTGCGCGGAATCACTGCTGCCGGACCTTCTGCAGCGTGCCGATCAGGCCATGTACCGTGCCAAGCGCGAAGGACGCAATCGAGTGGTGACCGTCTGGGATACGCCCGATCACGGCGCAGCCAGTCTCGATCAGATCGAGCCGTCTGATCACGACCACAACCCCGACAGCCTGGCCATGCCTGGCACGCAGCACCTGGATACTCCAGGCAATGGATCAGGCGAAGCGGCCTCGGCCCCCAGTCGCTCTGATGTCAGTCACCATGACGATGTGCGGACCGCCGATGAGGTCTATCAGTGGAAGCGCTGA
- a CDS encoding glycine zipper 2TM domain-containing protein: MNKSILIGAIVAALGIGGGVAIGSYTASNSGPEYADIVAVDAVTETVTTPREVCHNETVTHQAPSKDTHNVVGTAVGAIVGGVVGNQFGGGNGKKVLTAAGAVGGGYAGNQIQGQMKKGDTYTTTEQRCETVQDASDKVVGYDVKVDMGDETRTVRLEDKPDVKRFEIRDGELVLPQQG, encoded by the coding sequence ATGAACAAGTCCATCCTGATTGGCGCGATCGTTGCTGCACTGGGCATTGGTGGTGGAGTGGCGATCGGCAGCTATACAGCCAGCAACTCAGGGCCTGAATACGCCGATATCGTGGCGGTAGATGCCGTGACGGAAACCGTGACCACCCCGCGCGAGGTCTGTCACAACGAGACCGTGACGCACCAGGCACCCAGCAAGGATACTCACAACGTCGTCGGCACGGCCGTCGGCGCGATCGTCGGCGGTGTGGTGGGCAATCAGTTTGGCGGTGGCAATGGCAAGAAGGTGCTGACAGCCGCGGGTGCCGTGGGTGGCGGCTATGCCGGCAACCAGATCCAGGGTCAGATGAAGAAGGGCGACACCTATACCACGACCGAACAACGCTGTGAAACGGTGCAGGACGCGTCAGACAAGGTGGTTGGCTACGACGTCAAGGTCGACATGGGTGACGAGACCCGCACCGTGCGTCTCGAGGACAAGCCGGACGTGAAGCGTTTCGAGATCCGTGATGGTGAGTTGGTACTGCCCCAGCAAGGCTGA
- a CDS encoding PqiC family protein has product MSLSTRTAAMSQAFSVPASPRTSTSHKGRFGGLMAGLLMLGTLAGCTTAATGGAYLLPQTTQAAAQRSVAADAPLLEVMPVQLASYLEGGSLVYQTDDITLVQASQNLWADDLQDMLTRQLLTQLKASPAQPLSQYRIADTSLSGLKGARLSVTLDRFIGRHDGQSVITGRWRLRGVDGSVLEEGDIQTLTPLTDDGYPALVNSLGEGWRVTGEQLAREIAKALPTTGDAS; this is encoded by the coding sequence ATGAGTCTCTCGACCCGCACGGCAGCCATGTCACAAGCGTTCAGCGTGCCTGCCTCACCGCGCACTTCTACGTCGCACAAGGGCCGCTTCGGCGGCCTGATGGCAGGCTTGCTGATGCTTGGCACACTGGCGGGTTGCACGACCGCCGCCACTGGTGGCGCTTACCTGCTGCCACAGACGACACAGGCCGCCGCCCAGCGCAGCGTTGCCGCCGATGCCCCTCTGCTGGAAGTGATGCCGGTGCAACTGGCCAGCTATCTGGAAGGCGGTAGCCTGGTGTATCAGACGGATGACATCACGTTGGTACAGGCCAGCCAGAACCTGTGGGCCGATGACCTGCAAGACATGCTGACCCGCCAGCTGCTGACGCAGCTCAAGGCCAGCCCCGCCCAGCCGCTGAGCCAGTATCGCATCGCGGACACCAGCCTGAGCGGCCTCAAGGGCGCACGCCTGAGCGTCACCCTGGATCGCTTCATCGGTCGCCACGATGGCCAGTCCGTCATCACCGGTCGCTGGCGCCTGCGCGGCGTGGATGGCAGCGTGCTGGAGGAAGGCGACATCCAGACGCTGACTCCCCTGACGGACGACGGCTATCCGGCGCTGGTCAATAGCCTGGGCGAAGGCTGGCGTGTGACCGGCGAGCAGTTGGCACGTGAGATCGCCAAGGCATTGCCCACCACGGGAGATGCCAGCTGA